The proteins below are encoded in one region of Betaproteobacteria bacterium:
- a CDS encoding LysR family transcriptional regulator — protein MHDLPPLHSLPAFEAAARLGSFQAAAEALHLTPSAISHRIRQLEEHLGQAVFERRHRAIVLTAAGRRYLTVVRDALLRLDEASAVLRAPQRERLRISVAPALGSKWLVSRVAEYQETHPAIEFTLGTATGLGPLLNGEADIGLRYGEEEWPGLLAWKLFEERVFPVCCPGLAASLNRPTDLDQIRLLRHPLLSWQRWFAAAGIRHPEPAIGPNYGDALLMLEAAVAGHGVALMAGTLAAPYLAEGRLIRPFPQDCADRSFYIVAPPAVQEKPAIMAFIRWLLRSTRKNGQN, from the coding sequence ATGCACGACCTCCCTCCGCTCCACTCGCTCCCCGCCTTCGAAGCTGCGGCCCGGCTCGGCAGCTTTCAAGCGGCAGCCGAGGCACTGCACCTGACGCCGTCGGCGATCAGCCATCGTATTCGGCAGCTTGAAGAACACCTTGGGCAGGCGGTGTTCGAGCGGCGCCACCGTGCCATCGTGCTGACCGCCGCCGGGCGCCGCTATCTGACCGTGGTGCGCGATGCGCTTTTGCGATTGGACGAGGCCAGCGCTGTGTTGCGCGCCCCACAGCGCGAACGGCTGCGTATTTCGGTGGCACCGGCGCTCGGCAGCAAGTGGCTGGTGTCACGCGTCGCCGAGTACCAAGAGACGCATCCAGCCATCGAATTCACCCTCGGCACGGCGACTGGCCTTGGCCCGCTTTTGAATGGTGAGGCCGACATCGGGCTGCGCTATGGTGAGGAAGAATGGCCCGGCCTGCTCGCCTGGAAACTGTTCGAGGAACGGGTCTTTCCGGTGTGCTGTCCCGGGCTGGCCGCCAGCCTGAACAGGCCGACTGATCTCGACCAGATTCGCCTGTTGCGCCATCCGCTGCTGTCATGGCAACGCTGGTTCGCAGCAGCGGGAATCCGGCATCCTGAGCCGGCCATCGGCCCGAATTACGGCGATGCCCTGCTCATGCTCGAAGCTGCTGTCGCCGGCCATGGCGTCGCCTTGATGGCAGGCACGCTCGCCGCACCCTATCTGGCCGAAGGCCGGTTGATTCGGCCATTCCCTCAAGACTGTGCGGACCGCAGCTTCTACATCGTCGCACCACCGGCTGTCCAGGAAAAGCCGGCGATCATGGCTTTCATTCGCTGGTTGCTACGGTCAACCCGAAAAAACGGCCAAAACTGA
- a CDS encoding branched-chain amino acid transaminase — protein sequence MQDHDGFIWLDGQWLPWREAKVHVLTHTLHYGYGCFEGIRAYEAASGPAIFRLAEHLRRLEDSAHILAIDLPFDRETLATACREAVTRNGLRSAYIRPLVFLGAEKLGVDPAGAASHIMVAAWPWGAYLGGKAIEAGIRVRVSSYARHHPNVQMCRAKAISTYSNSILAVREARRDGYDEALLLDTDGYVSEGSSENLFIVRDGELLQPDSASALDGITRRTVCTLAAEAGLIVRSKRITRDEVYCADEVFLTGTAAEITPVVEVDARRIGSGKPGPVTQALQAAYFACVQGRSASHDDWLTMA from the coding sequence ATGCAAGACCACGACGGCTTTATCTGGCTCGATGGCCAGTGGCTACCCTGGCGCGAGGCCAAAGTGCACGTGCTGACCCATACCCTGCATTACGGCTACGGCTGTTTCGAGGGCATCCGCGCTTATGAAGCGGCTAGCGGGCCGGCTATTTTCCGGCTGGCCGAACACTTACGCCGACTGGAAGATTCGGCCCACATTCTCGCCATCGACCTGCCTTTCGACCGTGAAACACTGGCCACCGCCTGCCGCGAGGCGGTGACGCGCAACGGCTTGCGCAGCGCCTACATCCGGCCGCTGGTCTTTCTCGGCGCCGAAAAACTGGGCGTCGATCCGGCTGGGGCTGCGTCGCACATCATGGTTGCCGCCTGGCCGTGGGGCGCTTATCTGGGCGGCAAGGCAATTGAGGCGGGCATCCGCGTCCGCGTGTCGTCCTACGCCCGGCATCACCCGAACGTCCAGATGTGTCGCGCCAAGGCCATTTCAACCTATTCCAACTCCATCCTCGCCGTGCGCGAGGCGCGCCGCGACGGCTACGACGAGGCCTTGCTGCTCGACACCGATGGCTACGTTTCCGAAGGTTCCAGCGAAAACCTGTTCATCGTCCGCGATGGTGAATTGCTGCAACCGGACAGTGCCTCGGCGCTCGACGGCATCACCCGCCGCACGGTTTGTACGCTGGCGGCAGAGGCCGGTTTGATCGTACGCAGCAAGCGCATCACCCGCGACGAGGTCTATTGCGCCGATGAGGTTTTCCTGACCGGCACGGCAGCCGAGATCACGCCCGTCGTCGAGGTCGATGCCCGGCGCATTGGCAGCGGCAAACCCGGGCCGGTGACCCAGGCGCTACAGGCCGCGTATTTCGCCTGCGTGCAAGGCAGATCAGCAAGCCACGATGACTGGCTGACGATGGCCTGA
- a CDS encoding NAD(P)-dependent alcohol dehydrogenase — protein MKRYEVFPGHAGSPLQMAEFEPAALGDRQVAVAIKAVSLNYRDILVTQNTYFCPITDGLVPCSDGAGEVVAVGKDVRGLMVGDRVASLFFPNWQSGRADGNSFAGALGAEGGGVLTERFIAEESGLIKLPDSISYSEAATLSCAALTAWHSLFEAGDLKPGQTVLLLGTGGVSIYALQFAKAAGATVIITSSDDGKLAHAKQLGADHGINYRTHPEWQEEVRRMTNGRGVDVVLEVGGPGTLERSLASVCTGGRIAYIGVLTGLAGQANPVALIPTMASINGIFVGSRAMFTHMLQAIEKHGIRPVIDREFPFDQAPAALELMRSGGHFGKIVIKVAE, from the coding sequence ATGAAACGCTACGAAGTCTTTCCCGGCCACGCCGGCTCTCCGCTGCAAATGGCTGAGTTCGAACCGGCAGCGCTCGGCGATCGCCAGGTTGCGGTCGCCATCAAGGCCGTTTCGCTGAATTACCGCGACATCCTGGTCACCCAGAACACCTATTTCTGCCCGATTACCGATGGCCTGGTGCCATGTTCCGATGGCGCCGGCGAAGTCGTTGCGGTGGGCAAGGATGTGCGCGGGCTGATGGTCGGCGACCGCGTTGCCAGCCTGTTCTTCCCCAACTGGCAGAGCGGCCGGGCCGATGGCAACAGCTTCGCCGGCGCGCTGGGCGCGGAAGGCGGCGGCGTGCTGACCGAGCGCTTCATCGCCGAGGAAAGCGGCCTGATCAAGCTGCCGGATTCGATCAGCTACAGCGAAGCGGCAACGCTGTCCTGCGCCGCGCTGACCGCCTGGCACTCGCTGTTCGAAGCGGGTGATCTCAAGCCGGGCCAGACCGTGCTGCTGCTCGGCACCGGCGGCGTTTCGATCTATGCCCTGCAATTCGCCAAGGCAGCTGGTGCGACGGTGATCATCACCTCCAGCGACGACGGCAAGCTGGCCCACGCCAAACAACTCGGCGCTGATCACGGCATCAATTACCGCACGCACCCGGAATGGCAGGAAGAAGTTCGCCGCATGACCAACGGCCGGGGCGTTGACGTGGTGCTCGAAGTCGGCGGCCCGGGCACGCTGGAGCGTTCGCTAGCCAGCGTGTGCACCGGCGGCCGCATCGCCTACATCGGCGTTTTGACTGGCCTGGCCGGACAAGCCAACCCGGTGGCGCTGATCCCGACCATGGCCAGCATCAACGGAATTTTCGTCGGCAGCCGCGCCATGTTCACCCACATGCTGCAGGCCATCGAAAAGCACGGCATTCGCCCGGTCATCGACCGCGAATTCCCGTTCGACCAGGCGCCGGCCGCGCTGGAACTGATGCGCAGCGGCGGGCATTTCGGCAAGATCGTCATCAAGGTAGCCGAGTAA
- a CDS encoding DUF3365 domain-containing protein, whose amino-acid sequence MKKLLSITLMLAALPALAQDIGALTADTKKTVLPVVPKVVAAMQEAVAEKGVAGAIPVCKEQAPALIKEKRKETGWDIRRVSLRTRNADRATPDMWEVRQLADFNIRAANGEKVDTFEKSEIVTIDGKQVFRYMKALPVGDVCMKCHGPVDTLDAGLKAKLAESYPHDQATGYAKGQIRGALTVKRPL is encoded by the coding sequence ATGAAGAAACTTCTCTCCATCACCTTGATGCTTGCCGCCTTGCCCGCCCTGGCTCAGGATATTGGCGCCCTGACGGCCGATACGAAAAAGACGGTTCTGCCGGTTGTGCCGAAAGTCGTTGCCGCCATGCAGGAAGCTGTCGCCGAGAAGGGCGTGGCTGGTGCGATTCCGGTCTGCAAGGAGCAGGCGCCGGCACTGATCAAGGAAAAGCGCAAGGAAACCGGCTGGGATATCCGCCGCGTCAGCCTGCGAACACGTAACGCTGATCGCGCTACGCCGGACATGTGGGAAGTTCGCCAACTGGCCGACTTCAACATTCGCGCTGCCAACGGCGAAAAGGTCGATACCTTCGAAAAAAGCGAAATCGTGACCATCGACGGCAAACAAGTCTTCCGCTACATGAAGGCACTGCCGGTCGGCGACGTCTGCATGAAGTGCCACGGCCCGGTCGATACGCTGGATGCCGGCCTGAAGGCCAAGCTGGCCGAAAGCTATCCGCACGATCAAGCGACCGGCTACGCCAAGGGCCAGATTCGCGGCGCTTTGACGGTCAAGCGTCCGCTGTAG